The proteins below come from a single Elusimicrobiales bacterium genomic window:
- the guaA gene encoding glutamine-hydrolyzing GMP synthase has protein sequence MSGAGTIIVLDFGSQYTQLIARRLRERGVYAEILPFHAPAGEIKAKNPAGLVFSGGPASVHQAKSPRPDPAVYSMGLPVLGICYGMQLLASESGGKVAPAGKREYGFAEVSVSLKNCPLFAGVKPRFKAWMSHGDAVENTGAGFRSAAKTADSGFAAAVDAKRGWYAVQFHPEVAHTGEGAKILDNFARKICGVKGRWTPASMIEESVARIKEQAGGDSVICGLSGGVDSSVVAALAQRAVGDRLFCIFVDTGLLRAGDRERVEKHLGRELGLRVKTVDASALFLKRLSGVEEPEKKRKIIGKTFIEVFEREARRVKNAKFLAQGTLYPDVIESVSVLGPSAAIKSHHNVGGLPEKMKLKLIEPLRFLFKDEVRALGRSMGISDEILEIQPFPGPGLAIRILGEVTPQRLALVRAADAIAREELRRDGWHRKAWQSFAALLPVKSVGVMGDERTYENVIALRSVDSSDGMTADWTRLPHELLRRISSRIVSELRGINRVVYDITSKPPATIEWE, from the coding sequence ATGAGCGGAGCCGGAACGATAATTGTGCTGGACTTCGGTAGCCAGTACACCCAGCTTATAGCGCGCAGGCTGCGCGAGCGGGGGGTTTATGCCGAGATACTGCCTTTTCACGCGCCGGCGGGGGAGATAAAAGCCAAAAACCCCGCCGGCCTTGTCTTTTCCGGCGGGCCGGCCAGCGTGCACCAGGCCAAATCCCCCAGGCCGGACCCGGCGGTATACTCAATGGGGCTGCCGGTGCTGGGGATATGCTACGGCATGCAGCTTCTGGCCAGCGAAAGCGGCGGCAAAGTCGCCCCCGCCGGAAAGCGGGAATATGGTTTTGCGGAAGTTTCCGTTTCGCTCAAAAATTGCCCGCTTTTCGCGGGGGTCAAACCGCGCTTCAAGGCGTGGATGAGCCACGGCGACGCCGTTGAAAACACCGGCGCGGGCTTCCGCTCCGCCGCGAAAACCGCCGATTCCGGTTTTGCCGCCGCCGTGGACGCAAAACGCGGTTGGTATGCGGTGCAGTTCCATCCCGAAGTCGCGCATACCGGCGAAGGCGCCAAAATACTGGATAATTTTGCCCGCAAAATCTGCGGCGTGAAAGGCCGGTGGACGCCGGCCTCCATGATTGAGGAATCCGTCGCCCGCATAAAAGAGCAGGCCGGCGGGGACAGCGTCATATGCGGCCTCTCTGGCGGGGTGGATTCGTCGGTGGTGGCCGCGCTTGCCCAGCGCGCGGTCGGCGACCGGCTTTTCTGCATTTTCGTGGACACCGGCCTGCTGCGCGCCGGAGACAGGGAGCGCGTTGAAAAGCACCTTGGCCGCGAGCTGGGGCTGCGCGTCAAAACCGTGGACGCCTCCGCGCTGTTTCTCAAGCGGCTTTCCGGTGTGGAAGAGCCGGAAAAAAAGCGCAAAATAATCGGCAAAACCTTCATAGAGGTCTTTGAGCGCGAGGCCCGCCGCGTCAAAAACGCCAAATTCCTGGCACAGGGGACGCTGTATCCCGATGTTATAGAGTCGGTTTCCGTGCTGGGGCCTTCGGCGGCGATAAAAAGCCATCATAATGTGGGCGGCCTGCCGGAGAAAATGAAGCTAAAGCTCATAGAGCCGCTGCGCTTCCTGTTCAAGGACGAGGTGCGCGCGCTGGGCCGCAGCATGGGCATTTCAGACGAGATTCTGGAAATACAGCCTTTTCCCGGACCCGGCCTTGCCATACGGATACTGGGCGAAGTTACGCCCCAGCGGCTGGCGCTGGTCCGCGCGGCGGACGCCATCGCGCGCGAGGAATTGCGGCGCGACGGCTGGCACAGGAAGGCGTGGCAGTCTTTTGCCGCGCTGCTGCCGGTTAAATCGGTGGGTGTGATGGGCGACGAGCGCACCTACGAAAACGTAATCGCGCTGCGCTCGGTGGACAGTTCCGACGGCATGACCGCGGACTGGACCCGCCTCCCGCACGAACTGCTGCGGCGCATATCCAGCCGCATAGTAAGCGAACTTAGGGGAATAAACAGGGTTGTCTATGACATCACTTCAAAACCGCCCGCAACAATTGAATGGGAATGA
- the purF gene encoding amidophosphoribosyltransferase, whose translation MCGIFAIANHKDSARLAHLGLFSLQHRGQESAGIVVDNGGKLSACVGMGLVANVFSDEILAHMPGTGAVGHVRYSTAGASMIKNAQPLLYSHIHGQVSIAHNGTLTNALALRRELEKKGAIFQSSTDSEIIVHLMAREKGPLENAVVKSLPKLCGSYSFIFLAPGKIIAARDPLGFRPLVLGRAGKSYILASETPAIETAGGKIVREIEPGEVISISGGVCKTVHRFKSPGKTAICIFERIYFARPDAIVEGKSIQSCRYDMGRRLAREMKGIKADMVVPVPDSGTHAAFGFSKESGIPLKMALMRNHYMGRSFINFTQSIRELTVRLKLSPITDLVKGKDIILCDDSIVRGTTSRKIVAGLRRAGARKIYMAISSPPIISPCYYGIDTPTKEELIANRMNVEETRRYLGADGLHYLSEASLLEAAGGTENVFCTACFTGKYPAKNPDFA comes from the coding sequence ATGTGCGGAATATTTGCGATAGCCAATCATAAAGACAGCGCGAGGCTGGCCCACCTGGGGCTTTTCTCGCTTCAGCACCGCGGGCAGGAAAGCGCGGGGATTGTCGTGGATAACGGAGGCAAACTCTCCGCCTGCGTGGGGATGGGGCTGGTCGCCAATGTGTTTTCCGACGAGATTCTGGCGCATATGCCCGGAACCGGCGCGGTGGGGCATGTGCGCTACTCCACCGCCGGGGCCAGTATGATAAAAAACGCCCAGCCGCTTTTATACAGCCACATTCACGGGCAGGTGTCCATCGCGCATAACGGCACACTCACCAACGCGCTCGCCCTGCGCCGCGAACTGGAGAAAAAGGGCGCCATTTTCCAGTCCTCCACCGACAGCGAGATAATAGTCCATCTCATGGCGCGCGAAAAAGGCCCGCTGGAAAACGCGGTGGTCAAAAGCCTGCCCAAACTCTGCGGCTCTTATTCCTTTATTTTTCTTGCGCCGGGGAAAATCATCGCGGCGCGCGACCCGCTGGGGTTCCGCCCGCTGGTGCTGGGCCGGGCGGGAAAGTCGTACATTCTCGCCTCCGAAACTCCGGCCATAGAAACCGCCGGCGGCAAAATAGTGCGCGAGATTGAGCCGGGGGAGGTAATCTCCATTTCCGGCGGGGTTTGCAAGACGGTGCACAGGTTCAAAAGCCCCGGAAAAACCGCAATCTGCATTTTTGAGAGGATTTATTTCGCCAGGCCGGACGCAATAGTGGAGGGCAAAAGCATACAGTCCTGCCGTTACGACATGGGCCGGCGGCTGGCGCGCGAGATGAAGGGAATCAAAGCGGACATGGTTGTGCCGGTCCCGGATTCCGGCACTCACGCGGCGTTCGGGTTCTCCAAGGAATCGGGCATACCGCTTAAAATGGCGCTGATGCGGAATCATTACATGGGCCGCTCCTTCATAAACTTCACCCAGTCCATAAGGGAGCTGACGGTGCGCCTCAAGCTTTCCCCCATCACGGATCTGGTGAAGGGAAAGGACATAATCCTCTGCGACGATTCCATAGTGCGCGGCACCACCTCGCGCAAAATAGTCGCGGGGCTGCGCCGGGCGGGCGCGCGGAAAATTTATATGGCCATCTCCTCGCCGCCCATCATCTCGCCCTGCTATTACGGAATAGACACTCCCACAAAAGAAGAGCTTATCGCCAACCGTATGAATGTGGAGGAGACGCGCCGCTACCTCGGCGCGGACGGCCTGCACTACCTGAGCGAGGCCAGCCTGCTGGAAGCCGCCGGCGGGACGGAAAACGTCTTCTGCACGGCCTGCTTCACGGGAAAATATCCGGCAAAGAACCCGGATTTCGCATGA
- the purQ gene encoding phosphoribosylformylglycinamidine synthase I: MSKAKVLVVRAPGTNCDCETADSFRHLGAAAQAVVIGDIVSGKTAFSDFDIAAFPGGFSYGDYIAAGRIHAAALDKVRGELERFIKSGRPVIGICNGFQILVKAGLLPFAGGQSASFTFNDNGRFTARWVRLKVNPKSRCLFTQNLPAEIDLPIAHGEGKFVTRSAAVLSEIRAGHCAALQYVENPNGAQDDIAGLCNPEGNCFGLMPHPERFAFPFQHPGWRKNRSSRADGMDILANAVRYVN; the protein is encoded by the coding sequence ATGAGCAAAGCGAAAGTCCTTGTGGTGCGCGCCCCCGGCACCAACTGCGACTGCGAGACGGCGGATTCCTTCCGCCACCTAGGCGCGGCGGCGCAGGCGGTTGTTATCGGCGATATAGTCTCCGGCAAAACCGCGTTTTCGGATTTTGACATCGCCGCTTTCCCCGGCGGGTTTTCCTACGGCGATTATATCGCCGCCGGCAGAATTCACGCCGCCGCGCTGGATAAAGTGCGCGGCGAACTTGAGCGTTTCATAAAATCCGGCAGGCCGGTAATCGGGATATGCAACGGCTTCCAGATCCTTGTGAAGGCCGGTCTGCTGCCTTTTGCCGGCGGGCAGAGCGCGAGCTTTACCTTCAACGACAACGGGCGCTTCACCGCCAGATGGGTGCGGCTGAAGGTCAACCCCAAAAGCCGCTGCCTGTTCACCCAAAACCTGCCGGCGGAGATTGACCTGCCCATCGCCCACGGCGAGGGGAAATTCGTAACGCGGTCCGCCGCGGTGTTGTCCGAAATACGGGCGGGGCATTGCGCCGCGCTGCAATATGTTGAAAACCCCAACGGCGCGCAGGACGATATCGCCGGGCTTTGCAACCCGGAAGGCAACTGTTTCGGGCTTATGCCGCATCCGGAGCGGTTCGCCTTCCCGTTCCAGCATCCGGGCTGGCGCAAAAACCGCTCCTCCCGCGCCGACGGGATGGATATACTGGCCAACGCGGTCAGATACGTCAACTAG
- the purL gene encoding phosphoribosylformylglycinamidine synthase subunit PurL yields the protein MPTLAKPLPVKAELEDFLKLSGSSLLALSKEYGWSLNRPEMELAQKYFGKLGRPPSRGEMETIAQTWSEHCKHKTFSGPVKFTSGGRTERIPNLFKETIVKATRELDKKWCLSVFEDNAGVVEFGKGGKWALAFKAETHNHPCALEPYGGSETGVGGVIRDVLGVGLGAKPVLNTDIFCFAPPGLRENLPQSALAPERVLRGVVTGVRDYGNRMGIPTAAGAVCFDKGYMLNPLVFVGTVGIMPRKAVHKEVRPGDLIVCAGGRTGRDGIHGATFSSADIDEDSPASAVQIGHPLNEKRVLDAQLKARDRSLYRGVTDCGAGGFSSAIGELGAETGARVYLERAPLKDAAVLDWEIWVSESQERMIYAVPPGKLREFENVFAGEGCQTAVLGEFSGKRLCVTYNGKTVVDLDMEFLHGACPKIEKPAVWKPAKPRRAKLRKTGARFLEDMLANLNICSREFMIRQYDHEVQGGTVLKPLSGANGGPQDGCVIWPHAATGDTRDYCGFAAAHGINPAAGKIDPYEMALQCADEAMRGLACMGADVSRAALLDNFCWGSPENKTLMGALVLAARGCYDAAKAYQAPFISGKDSFYNQAKDARGRNLAIPCTLLVSAVAPVEDVRRTISSDLKRDGSALYILGATRDDIGPSVYREMTGISCNSLSKTDAAGNFALYKALAKAMGRGLVLSAHDCSQGGLAVCAAEMAFAGGIGAEIVLDAAPYEGPGLSPEMLLYSETSGRILLEVSPQDEKKFLAAMKGFAAARIGRTGGKELGFVWQGAPYLAADIERLRLRWQNGLVAALEGK from the coding sequence ATGCCAACCCTTGCAAAACCCCTTCCCGTAAAAGCGGAACTTGAGGATTTCCTGAAACTCTCCGGCTCGTCGCTCTTGGCCCTGAGCAAAGAATACGGCTGGTCGCTCAACCGGCCTGAGATGGAGTTGGCGCAAAAGTATTTCGGAAAGCTGGGCCGTCCGCCCTCGCGCGGCGAGATGGAGACCATAGCCCAGACCTGGTCCGAGCATTGCAAGCACAAGACGTTCTCCGGCCCCGTGAAATTCACAAGCGGCGGCAGAACCGAGCGCATCCCCAATCTTTTCAAGGAAACCATAGTAAAGGCCACGCGCGAACTGGACAAGAAATGGTGCCTGTCGGTTTTTGAAGACAATGCCGGCGTGGTGGAATTCGGCAAAGGCGGCAAATGGGCGCTGGCCTTCAAGGCCGAAACCCACAACCACCCCTGCGCGCTGGAGCCGTACGGCGGCTCGGAAACCGGCGTGGGCGGCGTTATCCGCGACGTGTTGGGAGTGGGGCTTGGCGCAAAACCGGTGCTTAACACCGATATTTTCTGCTTCGCGCCGCCGGGACTGCGCGAAAACCTGCCGCAAAGCGCGCTTGCGCCGGAGCGGGTGCTGCGCGGCGTCGTAACCGGCGTGCGCGATTACGGCAACCGCATGGGCATACCGACTGCGGCGGGCGCGGTGTGCTTTGACAAGGGGTATATGCTCAACCCGCTGGTGTTTGTGGGCACCGTCGGCATAATGCCGCGCAAGGCGGTGCATAAGGAAGTCCGCCCTGGCGACCTTATAGTCTGCGCCGGCGGCAGGACAGGCCGGGACGGCATTCACGGCGCGACATTCTCCTCCGCGGATATAGACGAGGATTCGCCGGCGTCGGCTGTGCAGATAGGCCATCCCCTTAACGAAAAGCGGGTGCTGGACGCGCAGCTTAAAGCGCGCGACCGCAGCCTTTACCGCGGGGTTACGGATTGCGGCGCGGGCGGGTTTTCCTCGGCAATCGGCGAACTGGGCGCGGAAACCGGCGCGCGGGTGTATCTGGAGCGCGCGCCGCTCAAGGACGCCGCCGTGCTGGACTGGGAAATCTGGGTTTCCGAATCCCAGGAGCGCATGATATACGCCGTCCCTCCGGGAAAACTGCGCGAGTTTGAGAATGTTTTCGCGGGCGAGGGCTGCCAGACCGCCGTGCTGGGCGAGTTTTCCGGCAAAAGGCTTTGCGTAACCTATAACGGAAAAACAGTGGTTGACCTGGATATGGAATTCCTGCACGGCGCCTGCCCCAAAATAGAAAAACCCGCCGTCTGGAAGCCGGCAAAGCCGCGCCGCGCAAAACTTCGCAAAACCGGCGCCCGGTTTTTAGAGGACATGCTGGCAAACCTCAATATTTGCAGCCGGGAGTTCATGATACGCCAGTACGACCACGAGGTGCAGGGCGGCACGGTCTTAAAGCCGCTTTCCGGCGCAAACGGCGGCCCGCAGGACGGCTGCGTCATCTGGCCGCATGCCGCCACCGGCGACACCCGCGATTATTGCGGCTTTGCCGCGGCGCACGGCATCAACCCCGCCGCCGGCAAAATAGACCCCTACGAGATGGCCCTCCAGTGCGCCGACGAGGCGATGCGCGGCCTGGCCTGCATGGGCGCGGACGTCTCCCGCGCGGCTTTGCTGGACAATTTCTGCTGGGGCAGCCCGGAGAACAAAACGCTCATGGGCGCGCTGGTGCTGGCCGCGCGCGGCTGCTACGACGCCGCAAAGGCGTATCAGGCGCCGTTTATATCGGGCAAGGACAGTTTTTACAACCAGGCCAAAGACGCGCGCGGCAGGAATTTGGCCATTCCCTGCACTCTGCTGGTTTCGGCTGTGGCGCCGGTGGAGGATGTGCGGCGCACAATCAGCTCGGATTTGAAGCGCGACGGCTCCGCGCTCTATATTCTGGGCGCGACGCGCGACGATATCGGCCCCTCGGTATACCGCGAGATGACGGGGATAAGCTGCAACAGCCTTTCAAAGACCGATGCCGCCGGGAATTTCGCGCTCTACAAGGCGCTGGCAAAGGCGATGGGCAGGGGGCTGGTCCTGTCGGCGCATGACTGTTCTCAGGGCGGGCTTGCCGTCTGCGCGGCGGAAATGGCTTTTGCCGGCGGCATCGGCGCGGAAATAGTGCTGGACGCCGCGCCTTATGAAGGCCCCGGCCTTTCGCCGGAGATGCTGCTGTATTCCGAAACCTCCGGCAGAATACTGCTTGAAGTTTCTCCGCAGGACGAGAAAAAATTCCTCGCCGCCATGAAGGGCTTTGCCGCCGCGCGCATAGGCCGCACAGGCGGGAAGGAGCTGGGCTTTGTCTGGCAGGGCGCGCCGTATCTGGCGGCGGATATTGAAAGGCTGCGGCTGCGCTGGCAAAACGGCCTGGTGGCCGCGCTGGAGGGAAAATGA
- the otsB gene encoding trehalose-phosphatase, with amino-acid sequence MRNLLKAWPHLARRLSGKKLLLMLDYDGTLAPIRAVPGKAALPARTRKLLEHLAARPSVMIAIVSGRDLRYLRKAIGLKNIIYASNHGFRISGRGMKFSVRVRRGPLAAFRRELAAAAAGTRGALVENKEFSAALHYRRARPSDARRLRAVFMRLLARHPGLEAGRGKKVLEAAPVLRWDKGRAVLYIIEKVRAEEGAIVPLYIGDDRTDENAFRALAGRGVAARVGRKKNTRARYYLENTAKVAELLAAVARAAEAT; translated from the coding sequence ATGAGAAACCTCCTTAAGGCGTGGCCGCATCTGGCCCGGCGGCTGTCCGGGAAAAAGCTGCTGCTTATGCTGGATTATGACGGCACGTTGGCCCCCATACGCGCCGTGCCCGGCAAGGCCGCGCTGCCCGCGCGCACGAGAAAACTGCTTGAGCATCTGGCGGCCAGGCCGTCGGTGATGATAGCCATAGTCAGCGGGCGGGACCTGCGCTATCTGCGCAAAGCCATAGGGCTGAAAAACATCATATATGCGTCAAACCACGGCTTCCGGATATCGGGCCGGGGCATGAAATTTTCCGTGCGCGTCCGGCGCGGGCCGCTGGCGGCCTTCCGCCGGGAGCTGGCGGCAGCGGCGGCGGGAACGCGCGGCGCGCTTGTGGAGAACAAGGAATTTTCCGCCGCGCTGCATTACCGCCGCGCCCGCCCTTCGGACGCCAGGCGGCTGCGGGCGGTTTTTATGAGGCTGCTGGCCCGGCATCCGGGGCTTGAGGCCGGGCGCGGTAAAAAAGTGCTGGAGGCCGCGCCCGTTTTAAGATGGGATAAAGGCCGGGCGGTTTTGTATATTATAGAGAAGGTCCGGGCGGAGGAAGGCGCAATCGTCCCTCTGTATATAGGCGACGACCGCACCGACGAGAACGCTTTCCGCGCGCTCGCCGGCAGGGGCGTTGCGGCCAGGGTGGGCAGGAAAAAAAACACCCGCGCCCGGTATTATCTTGAAAACACCGCAAAGGTGGCGGAACTGCTGGCCGCTGTTGCGCGCGCCGCGGAGGCGACATGA
- a CDS encoding mechanosensitive ion channel family protein, whose protein sequence is MTYKHILGYAVMGNAVQQWLICAAALLSALLALHVFKMSVMAFLRKLAEKTETTLDDLLLEVFDSRVYPYFYFLAVYFSAKSLTLTLRMHHALDMAAKVALSLMIVVAVSDIVSHIFKEYVFKGRGEGERKQFSGIILLVKAAVWCFGGILILDNLGVKISALVAGMGISGVAVALAAQTVLKDLFSYFAILFDRPFAVGDFVIVGAEMGTIEHIGIKTTRLRSLSGEEIICSNSDLVENRLHNYKRMSRRRVVLRFGIPYESPSAAMKQLPEAIKRIVGGVSGATFDRAHFAEFGDFSLIHEVVYYVEDPDYAVFMDRQQEINLKVREELERLGLRLAYPTRTLHVPPGGLSAQDTAARSLRP, encoded by the coding sequence ATGACATATAAACATATTCTGGGTTATGCCGTTATGGGCAATGCCGTGCAGCAGTGGCTTATCTGCGCGGCGGCGCTGCTGTCTGCGCTGCTGGCGCTGCATGTTTTCAAGATGTCGGTGATGGCCTTTCTGCGCAAGCTCGCCGAGAAAACCGAGACAACGCTGGATGATTTGCTGCTGGAGGTCTTTGACAGCCGGGTTTACCCGTATTTCTATTTCCTGGCGGTATATTTCTCCGCAAAGTCCCTGACCCTGACACTGCGCATGCACCACGCGCTGGACATGGCCGCGAAAGTGGCTCTTTCGCTGATGATTGTGGTGGCGGTTTCGGACATAGTGTCGCATATATTCAAGGAATATGTTTTCAAGGGAAGGGGCGAGGGCGAGCGCAAACAATTCTCCGGCATCATACTGCTGGTGAAGGCCGCCGTCTGGTGTTTCGGCGGCATACTGATACTGGACAACCTGGGCGTCAAGATATCCGCGCTGGTAGCCGGCATGGGCATCAGCGGCGTGGCCGTCGCCCTGGCCGCGCAGACGGTGCTAAAGGATTTGTTCAGCTATTTCGCCATACTCTTTGACAGGCCTTTCGCCGTCGGCGACTTCGTCATCGTCGGCGCGGAGATGGGAACCATAGAGCATATCGGCATAAAGACCACCCGCCTGCGCAGTTTGAGCGGCGAGGAGATAATCTGCTCCAACAGCGACCTTGTTGAAAACCGGCTGCACAATTACAAGCGCATGTCCCGCAGGCGCGTGGTGCTGCGTTTCGGCATTCCCTATGAAAGCCCTTCCGCGGCGATGAAGCAGCTGCCGGAGGCCATAAAACGCATTGTCGGCGGCGTTTCCGGCGCAACCTTTGACCGGGCCCATTTCGCCGAATTCGGGGATTTCAGCCTCATACACGAAGTTGTCTATTACGTGGAGGACCCGGATTATGCCGTGTTCATGGACAGGCAGCAGGAAATAAACCTGAAGGTCAGGGAAGAGCTTGAGCGGCTGGGCCTGCGCCTGGCGTATCCGACGCGGACTCTGCATGTGCCGCCCGGCGGCTTATCAGCTCAAGATACCGCTGCTCGGTCTTTGCGACCATAG
- a CDS encoding glycosyltransferase family 4 protein produces the protein MDNSRGKIFLISESVGWSGGATQMLMLAQGLARHGWEVVAICPRNGTLFARASCCGVRTINWQPFQDYDIAAALKLARLIDAEKPDIIHAHHPMAHAAGLAACYIAAHRAPFIVSRRVSHPLRRNLFSRFKYKSPRVSGYIAVAEAVAQILADYGIAREKITVVYSGVDETRFAPRKPDWAVLGELGFPDGMPIIGLIGNCSRDKGQHIFLAAAAGLLKQNVKAAFVCAGRDTDGEWIKGEARKLGLGEQRLRLLGFREDVPEIISVLSASVNAAIAGEAVSGSLRESMAMGVPVIASDIGGHREIIKDGFSGRIFPAGNASRLAEIMRESVSKRADALQMAGKALDFALANLTAAAMVAKTEQRYLELISRRAAHAESASDTPGAGPAAQALP, from the coding sequence ATGGACAACTCGCGCGGCAAGATCTTCCTTATAAGCGAAAGCGTCGGCTGGTCCGGCGGCGCGACGCAGATGCTGATGCTGGCGCAGGGGCTGGCAAGGCACGGCTGGGAGGTGGTGGCCATCTGCCCCCGGAACGGCACGCTTTTCGCCCGCGCATCGTGCTGCGGGGTCAGAACCATCAACTGGCAGCCTTTTCAGGATTACGACATAGCCGCGGCGCTCAAGCTGGCAAGGCTGATAGACGCCGAAAAGCCGGACATAATACACGCGCATCATCCCATGGCGCACGCGGCGGGACTGGCGGCCTGTTACATAGCGGCGCACCGCGCGCCGTTTATCGTTTCGCGCAGGGTGTCGCATCCGCTGCGGCGCAACCTGTTCAGCCGGTTCAAGTACAAAAGCCCGCGCGTGAGCGGCTATATCGCCGTGGCGGAAGCGGTGGCGCAAATACTGGCCGATTACGGCATAGCCCGCGAAAAAATAACCGTCGTCTACAGCGGCGTGGACGAAACGCGCTTTGCGCCACGCAAGCCGGACTGGGCCGTGCTGGGGGAACTGGGCTTTCCCGACGGCATGCCGATAATAGGGCTTATCGGCAATTGCAGCCGCGACAAGGGCCAGCACATTTTCCTTGCCGCAGCCGCAGGACTGCTGAAGCAGAACGTAAAGGCGGCTTTCGTCTGCGCCGGCAGGGACACCGACGGGGAATGGATAAAGGGCGAGGCGCGCAAGCTCGGCCTGGGCGAACAGCGTCTGCGCCTGCTGGGGTTCCGGGAGGATGTGCCGGAAATAATTTCGGTCCTGTCGGCAAGCGTCAACGCCGCAATCGCGGGGGAGGCGGTTTCCGGCTCGCTGCGCGAATCAATGGCGATGGGCGTGCCGGTGATAGCCAGCGACATTGGCGGCCACCGCGAAATAATAAAAGACGGCTTTTCCGGCAGGATTTTTCCGGCGGGAAACGCCAGCCGGCTGGCGGAAATTATGCGCGAGTCCGTGTCCAAACGGGCCGACGCGCTGCAAATGGCGGGCAAGGCGCTGGACTTCGCGCTCGCCAACCTTACAGCGGCGGCTATGGTCGCAAAGACCGAGCAGCGGTATCTTGAGCTGATAAGCCGCCGGGCGGCACATGCAGAGTCCGCGTCGGATACGCCAGGCGCAGGCCCAGCCGCTCAAGCTCTTCCCTGA
- a CDS encoding phosphoribosylaminoimidazolesuccinocarboxamide synthase → MNGNELPLPLLRRGKVRDVYDLGDKLLLLATDRLSAFDWVLPTPVPEKGALLTAISEFWFGKTAHIAPNHFISRPKEIGGVKLSDWQAARATLVKKAKRIDYECVVRGWLSGSGWSEYEKTGAVCGEKLPPGLHESERLPVPIFTPAAKNDTGHDENVSFARMAADLGAEKAAALRDLSLALYNFGAQWLEPRGIILADTKFEFGEIDGEITVIDELLTPDSSRFWDKTFWKPGGSPPSFDKQFARDYLSGCGWDKNSPPPPLPPEITEKTAARYREAFSRITERTWK, encoded by the coding sequence TTGAATGGGAATGAGCTGCCTCTGCCGCTTCTGCGCCGCGGCAAGGTAAGGGACGTCTACGATTTGGGCGATAAGCTGCTGCTGCTAGCCACGGACCGCCTGTCGGCCTTTGACTGGGTGCTGCCGACTCCGGTCCCGGAAAAAGGCGCGCTGCTTACCGCCATCAGCGAATTCTGGTTCGGCAAAACCGCGCATATCGCGCCCAATCATTTCATCTCCCGCCCTAAGGAAATCGGCGGCGTGAAACTTTCCGATTGGCAGGCCGCGCGCGCCACGCTGGTTAAAAAGGCCAAACGCATAGATTATGAATGCGTTGTGCGCGGCTGGCTGTCCGGCTCCGGCTGGAGCGAGTATGAGAAAACCGGCGCGGTTTGCGGCGAGAAGCTGCCGCCCGGGCTGCATGAATCCGAGAGGCTGCCCGTCCCGATATTCACCCCCGCCGCCAAAAACGACACCGGCCATGACGAGAACGTCAGCTTCGCCCGCATGGCTGCGGACTTGGGCGCGGAAAAAGCCGCCGCTTTGCGCGATTTAAGCCTCGCCCTTTACAATTTCGGCGCGCAATGGCTGGAGCCGCGCGGCATAATCCTTGCCGACACCAAATTTGAGTTCGGCGAAATAGACGGCGAAATAACCGTCATAGACGAGCTGCTGACGCCGGATTCCTCGCGTTTCTGGGACAAGACTTTCTGGAAGCCCGGCGGCTCGCCGCCCAGTTTTGACAAGCAGTTCGCGCGCGATTACCTGAGCGGCTGCGGCTGGGACAAAAACTCCCCGCCTCCGCCGCTTCCGCCGGAGATAACGGAAAAAACGGCGGCCAGATACAGGGAGGCTTTCTCCCGGATAACGGAGCGGACATGGAAATAG